From Saimiri boliviensis isolate mSaiBol1 chromosome 20, mSaiBol1.pri, whole genome shotgun sequence:
AACAACAGATACTCCAGACTAACCAGAAGTGGGAGGATATGGGTTTAAAAACTACCTATTCGGTAGCCAGGCgaggcagcacatgcctgtaatcccagctactggaggctgaggcaggagaattgcttgaacccagatctggaggttgcagtgagctgagatcgtgccattgcactccagcctgggcaacaaaagtgaaactttgtttcaaaaaaaatatctacctattgggtactatgctcccTGCCTgggtgcaatatacccatgtaaccaaCTTGTACATGTagcccctgtatctaaaataaaagttgaaaacaaaaaaaatacttttgtggCACACATTCTCAGGATTACCTGGACCTgtgtcacaggaaaaaaaaaattagaaaaaaatacttttggccaggcacagtgggtcatgcctgtaatcccagcattttgggagcccaaggtgggcagatcacaaggtcaggagttcaagaccagcctggccaatattgtgaaaccctgtctctcctaaaaatacaaaaatcagctgggaggctgtaattcctgctacttgggaggccgaggcaggagaattgcttgaacccaggagatggaggttgcagtgagccaagatcgtcccactgtactccaacctggtgacagagagagactctgtctcaaaaaaaaaaaaaaaaaaaaaaaaagccaggcgcggtggctcaagcctgtaatcccagcactttgggaggctgaggcgggtggatcacaaggtcaagagatcaagaccatcctggtgaacatggtgaaaccccgtctctactaaagatacaaaaaatgagctgggcatggtggcgcgtgcctgtaatcccagctactcaggaggctgaggcaggagaattgcctgagcccaggaggcggaggttgcggtgagccgagattgcgccattgcactccagcctgggtaacaagagtgaaactccgcctcaaaaaaaaaaaaaaaaatgctttcatgttaaaaaattatctgttttttttttgttttgttttctctatccCTCCCTTTTTTTGTGCCTAAgtatggttttctttttagtcACCTCCTTTGGTTTGTAGGACTTTTAAAGTTGTGGCATGTCTTTGAATCGGTTTTAGTAAGTGCTTAGACGTCTTTAAATATTCCTTTGCCCTGTTCCCTCACATCTCATTCTGGAATCCCAATGATATGAGTCTTAGCCTCTcttactgtttcttctttcttaccCACAATTCTGTATCTGCTGTTCTTTTGTTCTCTCTGCTTCATTGTGGGTGTTTTTATGAGACTGGCCTTGAGTTCACTAATTCTCTCTTCAGCTGTTTTTAATCTGTTGTTAAACTTATCCATTATGCTGttcattttagttatattttttagTCTGGAATATTTTCAGTgcaatttttcagaaaatttcagtTATCTGCCAAAATTAACGACCTTTTATCTTCTTGAATATATCTAGGTATTTGAAAGTATAAGATCTAAGGTTCTTGTTGGTCTGTTTTCTTCTtcgtttttttcttcttttctttttctgtttccttatgtCTTCATATTTTGTCTCTTTCTGTTCGTAGTTACGATTGTGTGCTAGATACTGCATTTGCACaattatttgtagaaaaatttGTGCCTTGAGTGAGTCACCTTAGTCTGATTCCAGAGATTGAGAGGACCCAGAGCTGTGCCACAGTCCCTGGGTGCCTGGGAGTGTCTttctacttacttttttttttttggagatggagttttgctcttgttgcccaggctggagtgcaatggtgtgatcttggcttaccacaacctctgcctcccatgttcaagaaattctcctgcttcagtctccctggtagctggaattacaggcatacaccacaccacgcctggctaattttgtgtttttagtagagacagggtttctccacgttggtcagggtggtctggaactccctacctcaggtgatctgaccgcctcagcctcctaaaatgctgggattacaggtgtgaggtaccatgcccagcctctagtTACTGTTACTCTTGGGTTGCAGTTTTCATGCAAACCCAACCCAAAGCAAGGCTTTCCGTTGCCCTCAGCAGGTCTTGGACTTAGGCTCCTTGTCCCTCTATCCTTGGAAGCTAATTCTCATCACCTCTCAGTTGCTTCCTGTAGAATCTGCAAATGTTCTGAAACCCGTGAACTGTCAAGACCTGGGAAGACTCTGTGATATTCCACGACTTGCAGGCTAGCTCAGTGCTCTCAGGGACTCAGCCTAGGTTTTGTTATCTGGGTTCCTGGTGCCCAGAGTGAGAGCAGTGAGTCTGGGGCATCAGTAAATATGTGAACCAGATTGCTCACATTGGGATAtagtgttctttgttttttatttgagttttttgtgATCACAGAAGtcatatgtttattatatgttATTCAAACATGGTAAACAGACACCATAGTTCCCCTCCCAGAATTACCCATCATTCATACTGGTTCATGTTCCTTTACTTCTGTGTTCATTTCTCTTCATCCTCATCTGTTTTGGATGTTAACGGTCTTTTTAACAGTTGCCAGTCTGACAGGTCAACATCTTGTTTGAGTTTGCCTTTCTGATGGGTCTTTGTTTAATCACTTGTTTGCATACCCATCTGCAAACTTCCCTAAAGTAGATTCTTGTCACCATGTGTGTTGACACCTTAGTTTTCACAAGCGACTTCCTGGTGGGTAAGGCCAGGCTTTCTCCCTTGCTGTAAGCAATGGCCATCCCTGCCCCAGCTCACATCGTGGTGCCTCTGAGCCCCAGAGCATGACCCGGACCAGCTGTCATCCCCAATGCTGGTACCACACGTAGGCCAGGCTTGGGAGGTGAACCGGTGAAGGGCTGGGTTTTGGAGCCAGCCAGATCTGGGCTTGAGGCCCAGCAGCACTGACCCGGCCTGATTTTCCTCACTTGGGAAGGGTGGCTAGCAAGGTAGGCAGTGGATGTGGGTGACTAGAAAGGGGCTGCTACAATTTATGTGAAAGGCCTGCAGGCCTTTGGGAAATACCAAAGCCAGAGCAGAGCTCTCGGAGTCAGAAAGTCCCGGGCGTGAATCCAGACAGTTGAGCTGCTGTGGACAAGTTGTTAtacctctgaattttttttttttttttttttctgtaaactttGTTGCTCAAATAGGAGTAGTAACCTCTGCACAAGGTTCCAGGGCAAGAGCAGCGGGGATAGAAAGGAAATGGCTGACAGGTTTGACTGGTAATTAGGGTGAACAGTGTGGCAGCCACCTGCTCAGGAGCAGCCTGGGACCTGCAGGGTGGGGTCTGGGCCTCAGGCAGCCTTGGGACACTGTGGCCTCCCCCACCTCACCTGAGGCCCAGCAGTCTCTTCCCTTCACGCTGAGAACATTTAGGGGTCTGTGGTCAGTGGCACTTGTGGTCCTGTGCCAAGGAGTGCCCAGTCCTagctggggagggaagagaggtcTGTGGAGCAGGGGCCATGCCAGGGTTGCCTCCAGCTTGCTGAAAGACCCCTGGGAGCTCTGAGCAGCCCTTTCTGCTGTCCCTCTAGCCTTGCTTCCTCAAGGACTGGGAGATGCACGTGCACTTCAAAGTCCACGGCACAGGGAAGAAGAATCTCCATGGAGACGGCATCGCCTTGTGGTACACCCGGGACCGCCTCGTGCCAGGTGGGCCAGCACTCGCTCAGCTGAGCCCTGTTGGGCCCCAGGCTCGGGGTTGGTAGGGGCATGGCTGCTGGCCCCCCAGGGAGGTGGGATTGGGGTCCCTGTGGCTTGTGGGGTCCAGTATCTCCACTCCACATTCTTCTGTTAGGAAACTGCTGCTCCTGTGGATAAAGCCCTGTGCCTCCGAAAGGAGCCTGGCTCTGGAAGGATGGCTGCTGAGGGGAGAGGGACAGCTGGGTCCTGTGGCTCAGCCCTACACCCTTGTTGGCCtggttttaccattttaaatgGTTGTTGTAAAAAAGCCAAAACCTGAAGACTGTGCAGCTGCGACTGCATGTGGCCCACAGACCCTGGGTTGTTTCCTCGGTGGCCCTTCAAAGAATGTTTGCTGCCTCTGGTATAGAGCTTCCTGGGTGGGGATCTCTCCTTTTGAGCCCTGGGTAGGGCTCACCATTTTTTATAGGCCGGGTACCCCCTTGACACCTGCCTTAGTCCCCTCACAGTTCAGCCTTCAAACTTGAGTCATCTGTGTCGTGCACTTGACCCCCACTTCCGCCTTGGCTTTCTCCTTTCGTGGTCCCTTCTCTCTGGGCAAATGGCTAATGGGTTGGGCTCTCATGCCTCCACCTATGTTGGCATCGCTTGCCCTTTAGGTATCCATGGGACAGCTCCCATTTCGCCCATTGTGAGAGCATCTCTCTGTACTTCTAGGGCCTGTGTTTGGAAGCAAAGATAGCTTCCACGGCTTAGCCATCTTTCTGGACACCTACCCCAATGATGAGACCACCGAGGTAGGCCCCTCTTCCCTCCTGCTGAGCAGGAAAGGAAGGACTGGACAGTCGTCTAGAGGAAGGGGCCCTGGGACTTCCGTGGTCCTGGCATAAGAGGAGCCTCCAGGGGTTGGGGTGGTGGGTGCCCCGCTTGCTCCACAGGCTGGGCTGGTCGTGGAGTAACCGGTGTCTTGGTCCCAGCGCGTGTTCCCGTACATCTCGGTGATGGTGAACAATGGCTCCCTGTCCTACGACCACAGCAAGGATGGGCGCTGGACTGAGCTGGCGGGCTGCACGGCTGACTTCCGAAACCGCGATCACGACACCTTCCTGGCTGTGCGCTACTCCCGGGGCCGTCTGACGGTGAGCAGTCTGGGTGGTGGGAGCAGCAGCCGGTGGGCCTGTGCCAGTGCCCCAGAGGCTCAGGAGGGCAGGCTGCTGTCCTGCAGGGTGCTTAGCGTGCTGGGCCCTGCAGGTGATGACCGACCTGGAGGACAAGAATGAGTGGAAGAACTGCATTGACATCACAGGAGTGCGCCTGCCCACCGGTTACTACTTCGGGGCCTCTGCCGGCACTGGCGACCTGTCTGGTGAGTGGCCGGGCCAGGCGTTGGTTCCCTGCCCGACTCACCCTGAGGGACTGGGAGCTTTCAGTGCAGTTGCTTGCCTGCCTTCATTTAGTTTCTGGCCTCACTGtgttcctcctcttccctttgtCTGTAAATACTGGCCTGTCCAGGCCTCAGTCCTTGAACAGTTCCTTAGTGACCTTCCCTCCCCATCCACAGGAGGCAGTAGGTCAGTTAGATTCGGGTGATACAGATTTCCAGATTTATCTTCAGCCCAGACTGCTCTAGACCTGCACTccgccccagcctcagcccttgGGCCCATAGTTGAGGCCACGTCTTGCCCATCAGGATGTCAGTGGCACCTTTGTCCTTCTATTTGTTTGGTGTCTTTCCAGACTCTTCTTTCCCTCACATGCCATCTCCAGTCCATCAACAGTCCCTGTGGCTTTATTTTCACAGCACGTCCCACCACTTCCCATCCCTCCCTGACTACCTGGCGGCTTCAGGCCACCAGTGTCTCTCACAGGAGCCTCCCAAGTGGTCGCCTCCTTCACCATCCCCCAACAGTCTCCCCTGAGCACAGCAGCCAAGTGATCGCATTAAGCTCGTGTGAGGCTTCCCGATGCTCTGCTCAGACCTCTGCAGGGACCACAAGAGCCTCTGTGCCAGCCCTGCCACCTCTGGCTCCTCACTCACTGGTCCCCCTGCCTACTGTGGCTTCCAGCTGCTCCCTGGATGCACACGTGCCCTCCTGCCCTAGCTGTTTCACCCTTGTCTCCTAGGGCCTTGCTCACATGTCACCTCCTCAGTGCGGCTGTCCGTGATTCCCTCATGGAACATCGAGCCCCCAGCTGTAGTCCCTAGCCACTCCCCATCACCTTGGccgctttcttttccttttcgcccttgttacccaggctggagtgcaatggcacgatctcggctcaccgcaacctccgcctcctgggctcaggcaattctccggcctcagcctcctgagtagctgggattacaggcacgtgccaccatgcccagctaattttttgcacttttagtagagacagggtttcaccatgttgaccaggatggtctcgatctctcgacctcgtgatccacccgcctcggcctcccaaagtgctgggattacaggcttaagccactgcgcctggctttttttttttttttttaagacggagtctcactctgttgccggtgcagtggtgcaatctcggcagTTTTTCTTCTTAACATTTACCATCTTTGAATCTACCGAGTAATGGATTTTATTGTCTCTGGCCCTCCTGCCCAGTTGTAAGCTCTATAAAATCAGAAATGGCTCTTGTTTGGCCCAGGGTGGTTGCTTAGTGAGCACTGGGCTGCCTCTAGCCTGCTCAGGCCTCGCTGGTCACCAGGCGGTGGTGGCCCTTGGCTGTGGTTTTTGGTCTCTCTTTGGGTTCCTGAGCAGGTACCAGGCCCAGGGCCAGCTCCTGATCAGAACTGGCATGTGACATGGGGGACCTGACATGGGTGGTTTATCCTAAGGATGACCCATTCCAGGGCCTGTAGTCTGCCGACTGCCCAGGAGCCTCCCCTCTCACCATGGAAGTGCTTGGGTCCACTCAGACCCCAGAACATCCATTGTTTGGGGGTTTTTCAGTCGTATACCCAGCAGAAGAGAGAATGGTCTAGTAAGCTGTCAGATAGCTTTCATAATTTCCAGCTGTGCCTGGCCGGTTCTCCCTCCTGCCCCCGAGTTACCTGGAACTTCATCAGACTGTTTCGGCACCTGTCTCTGGAGGGTTCTTGATAGGAGCAGAGCTGTGGCCGGTGGCTGCTCTCACAGCTGTTTGGAGAGCCCAGCACAGAGTGTTGGAGGCGCCATGAGGAGAGCCATGTCTGACTGCTGGTCAGGGGTCATCAGTGCCAGGCACCTTATGGATGATGTCACCTGATGTATTTTTACACAGATAGCAGTCTCATTCCCTTTTTACACAAccattgggagtttgagaactgGAGGGATTTTTCTAAGATACGAGCAGGAAGCAGCAGAGCCCAGGTGGCTGGAACCTGACCCCCAGGCTGATCCGTGTCCCGGAGGGCTGCTTGCTGTCTTCAGAGGCTGTGCATGCTCAGCTGTCACACTGCATGCCTGGCTGAGCTCTTGCTCAGTAGGTCCTTCCTCTTCTGGGCCCCAGAGATTCCTGTTCCTTAAACACAGCCTTTCCTCCGATTCCAGTCCTAGGCTAACCAGGACCCATGTGTTGGCTTTGAGCCTTAACCTCCTTATCTCTACAGTGGGGTGATCCATCAGTATCAGGCTGGGGCTCTTTCCTGCCCATGCTGTTGGATAGAGCCTTTCCCCAGTCTCCTCAGGCACAACCACTGACCTGCATTAAGCTCAGGCCCTTAGCTGGTTGCTGAGTTGTCACAGAGCCCCTGCAGCCTGTATGTGGGGCTCTGTGACAAGAATGCGTGGTGGCTCCTGTCCTTGGGAAGCTTAGGCTTCTCAACCAGTCACAGAGTGACTGCTGGTTCTTACCGGGTCGTTTTTTGAGCATGTGCTCTGCAGGCATGCCTTCTTCTGTGTGGTGTAGACGTTCTCATGGTAACCACACAGATGGAGATCATCACTCTTCTTCTACACGTGAGGAAACTGAACCTCAAAGAGGGCAGCAGACCCCAGGATTTAGACCCAGGTGACTCTGCTTGTAAAGCATTTGCTGTTTTCTCTCCACTCTGCCTCCTCCCAGTTTTTTATTGCTGGGGGCTAGAGGGAAGTGGGAAGAAAGCAGGCCCTAGATGACCAGAGCAGCACTGTACCTGGGGGCCTGGCCGGTTTACTGGCCTGGGCAGCAGCTTCCCTTGGGGGAAGGGCTTAGGCCACATGCCCTGAGGCTGGCTTCAGGCTATGATTGCTTTCTTCTTGGTCCTCCAGACAATCATGACATCATCTCCATGAAGCTGTTCCAGCTGATGGTGGAGCACACGCCTGATGAGGAAAACATCGACTGGACCAAGATTGAGCCCAGCGTCAATTTCCTCAAGTCACCCAAAGGTGCGTGTCCACAGCCCCTCcctgcctgggcctggcccagaaTGGGGTGAGGCTGGCCAAGCGAGTCTTGTGGTCCAGTTGTGGTTGTGATCTGGGCTCTTGGATCAGCCCTGCCCTGGCAGGTGACACTGGCTGGCCCTGCCTGACCAGGCTCCTAGAGGGTTGGGTTTGGGTCATGTCAGTTCTGGCAAGtttttgagtaaatgaatgaggCAGATGAGAAGTCTGCAGAGAGTCAGTCCCCTGAGGCTGATCAGCAAATGTGTGAGTGCTGGGCCAGCATCGTCCCTCACTAGGCACTGGGGCAGTGGCCAGCAGAGCAGGGGGCTGGGCACGCTGTCCCACATGTCCCTTCTATGAGCTACCTAGAAGGAGGTTGTCCTGCTGGCGGAGGAGATGGATTCCCCAGGTTTCCTTAGCCggaaggagggagagacaggATTGGAAATTGGGTTTCCACAGAACCGGAGCCTGGGTTCTTCCCATGGGACTAATTAGCTACCTCTCTCCTCACAGAGTGAGCCTTGTGGTTGAAAGAATGAGGCACCACCTCTGTGTGGAGAAATCCACCATGATTACCACAGACGCATGCCTGGGGGTCTAGCCAGTGACAGAGTGTCCGGCACAGGCTGTCCTAGCCCAGCCCTGGGTCCCCATTGCCACATGGGCCATTTTGGCtgcatttttctgcttttcaggAGAAGAGAAGCCAGGATCCAGTGTTTTGTGTGACAGTTCACTTGTTAAAGATTCAGATTATTCTGAAATGTTTTGTGGGGCCACACAAACCCTGCAACCTTTGGTCAGAGAGCTGCCAGCCGCTGGGTGCTTTCAGAGGTGGCACCTGCCTTGCCCACCCAGCACCCTGTGCAGCTGGCAAGGCAGGAAGAACTCATTTTTAGATTCAATCCATTTGTTTCTTCAGATGTGCCCAAAGCTTCCCTCTGTGCCTAGCCATGGGCTGGGTGATGGAGACACAGGGATCAGGCAGGTCCTGCCCCGGGGGCTCATTCTAGTGGctgagggagacagagggagccGTGGGAGCCCCAAGGCTGAGTGGCTTTCTGGGGAAGCACCATCCCTGGGGACCTCCCAGTTCAGTCAGTGGCGGCTGCTGCTGTCGCTGTGCAGAgcagaggctggggcaagagtGGTCAGCAGGCCTGCCATTGGCAGCATGTGCAGGAAGGGAGGATGGAGGTAGGCTTGTGGCCGGCAAGAGGGTGCCATGCGCGCTGCTGAAAGGCAGGGCCTGGGTgcagggaggcctgaggagactGCACAGTGTGGAGTCGGGGGGCCGCagtcagggagggaggcagagtggCAGAAACAGGGCCCAGCCAGACCCCAGCTCCTCCACACACAGCCCAGAGAGCTTTGGAGAGTCAGTGCCTTCTCTCAGCCTGTACAAGGGAGAGCACCAGAGGGCCCCATCCCAGGATAGGCAGGACCTGTGAGACACCCCGTGTAGAGGAGACAGGCTgtgggctggagtggagtgcaggaCTCAGGTCCTGGGAGACCCCCTGGGGGCCTGCCAAGAGCATCCAGCTGTGGGCTGGGAGAGCCTGTGGCCAGGGCCGCCTTGCTCCAGATAGGGTCCTCGGACCTCAGCTTGGCAGTGGGGCTTGGACACACAGCTTCCTGGGCCTTTCCGTGTCCACAGTCGGACTCAGGGGAGCCCAGGAGTCTGGTTTTAACCGGTTTCCTGCAGCAGAAGGTAGCCCAGACCTGAGTCGTTGGGGTCCTGGGTCCCAGTGGGCTTGGTCCTCTCTCTGCCTCGCCCTGCCATGGGGACCGCAGAGCTGGCTGGGATGGGCTTCACCTgacctctgcccctccccactgAGGGGGTGAGTGCGACCGGCCTGCGCACCCTGGCTGGCTGTCCTGTCCCTGTCCCGTCCCTGCTGCTGTCCTGCAGCCCCTGTTCTCCGGCAGCCTGTGCTACCATTTCAGCTCCCCCGTTTCTTCTTCCCCAGACAACGTGGATGATCCCACGGGGAACTTCCGCAGCGGGCCCCTCACGGGGTGGCGGgtgttcctgctgctgctgtgcgCGCTCCTGGGCATCGTCGTCTGTGCTGTGGTGGGGGCCGTGGTGTTCCAGAAGCGGCAGGAGCGGAACAAGCGCTTCTACTGAGTGGCACCACCAGCGGGGCCTGCACCCGGGCCCAGGAACcaatgtgaactttttttttactgGGATTATAAAAGAACAACAAGATGACCTTCTTTCTTAACTGtttcaaataaatgattaaagtattttcatacattttgcTTCTTGCCCAgcagggacaggaggcagggccagggccCAGGGTCTGGCCCCCCCC
This genomic window contains:
- the LMAN2 gene encoding vesicular integral-membrane protein VIP36 gives rise to the protein MRMAAEGWFWLWGWGRRCPGRPGLPGPGPGPTTPLFLLLLLGSVAADITDGNSEHLKREHSLIKPYQGVGSSSMPLWDFQGSTMLTSQYVRLTPDERSKEGSIWNHQPCFLKDWEMHVHFKVHGTGKKNLHGDGIALWYTRDRLVPGPVFGSKDSFHGLAIFLDTYPNDETTERVFPYISVMVNNGSLSYDHSKDGRWTELAGCTADFRNRDHDTFLAVRYSRGRLTVMTDLEDKNEWKNCIDITGVRLPTGYYFGASAGTGDLSDNHDIISMKLFQLMVEHTPDEENIDWTKIEPSVNFLKSPKDNVDDPTGNFRSGPLTGWRVFLLLLCALLGIVVCAVVGAVVFQKRQERNKRFY